In Penicillium oxalicum strain HP7-1 chromosome I, whole genome shotgun sequence, a single window of DNA contains:
- a CDS encoding Class III chitinase — MRGRGEYLVGSVLLASLGSVHAKLDLNSAKNIVIYWGQNSLQGNGGQVQQALNYYCDNEDIDVIPIAFDMMINGPGGAPQVDFSVTSQDCDVFPGTQLKNCPKIGDDIEACQSKGKTILLSIGGATYSEGGFKSEEDAKAGAKLMWETFGPAQANSNALRPFGNATLDGFDFDFESPVTHMATFANELRTLMDQDTSRQYFLTAAPQCPYPDQADKDILNGPVSVDAIFVQFYNNYCGVNNFNADASSSQYNFETWDNWAKTVSQNKKVKVLLGVPADTTAASTGYVPAAKLAEIIEYTKKFESFGGVMMWDVTQGYANTGFIESVRKALGGPDSGSSSSSSAASAATSAPSSTNPSETSQSSNTLDSASSSSSSSGSASSSNGPDSASNTAAPVITLSTTTSKSDAPADIATGTAKPEAAPTATAAPNTTEAPAPLMSTSTSMSTKTSTTKKATATTMVTSTSSSSATMIDQNKPANGADDANAPANGSDPTTSDQSTNSDGKESGEDLLSKGPLNLVGQDLLGLLHGLRQANTIASGLKTSLRKGSVLRRARRMAALH; from the exons ATGCGTGGGCGTGGGGAGTATCTGGTAGGATCAGTTCTGCTGGCCAGTCTGGGATCCGTGCATGCAAAACTTGATCTTAATTCCGCCAAAAATATCGTCATCTACTGGG GTCAAAATTCCTTGCAAGGTAACGGTGGTCAAGTCCAACAAGCGCTGAACTATTACTGTGATA ATGAGGATATCGAT GTGATTCCAATTGCATTCGATATGATGATCAACGGCCCTGGCGGCGCTCCGCAGGTTGATTTCTCGGTCACCAGCCAGGATTGTGATGTCTTTCCCGGGACTCAATTGAAGAACTGTCCGAAGATTGG AGACGATATCGAGGCTTGCCAAAGCAAGGGCAAGACGATTCTGCTCTCCATCGGTGGCGCAACATACAGTGAAGGGGGCTTCAAGTCAGAAGAGGATGCAAAGGCTGGCGCCAAGTTGATGTGGGAGACCTTTGGCCCGGCTCAAGCAAATTCCAACGCTCTCCGGCCATTTGGCAACGCCACGCTGGATGGGTTCGATTTTGACTTTGAGTCCCCCGTCACACATATGGCGACATTTGCCAATGAGTTGCGCACCCTGATGGATCAGGATACCAGCAGACAATACTTCTTGACGGCTGCCCCCCAATGCCCTTACCCTGACCAGGCAGACAAAGACATTCTCAACGGGCCCGTCTCGGTCGACGCCATCTTTGTTCAGTTCTACAACAACTACTGCGGTGTCAACAACTTCAATGCCGATGCATCAAGTTCGCAGTACAACTTCGAGACATGGGACAACTGGGCCAAGACTGTTTCGCAAAATAAAAAGGTGAAAGTCTTGCTCGGGGTTCCTGCCGACACCACTGCAGCCAGTACCGGTTACGTCCCCGCCGCGAAACTCGCCGAGATCATCGAGTACACGAAAAAGTTCGAAAGCTTCGGTGGGGTCATGATGTGGGATGTGACCCAGGGCTATGCGAATACCGGGTTTATTGAAAGTGTGCGCAAGGCGCTTGGTGGTCCTGATTCCGgttcgtcgtcgtcgtccaGCGCGGCGTCGGCCGCGACGTCTGCACCTTCGTCCACTAACCCCTCGGAGACATCGCAATCTTCCAATACACTCGACTCGgcgtcctcgtcttcctcatcctctggGTCTGCCTCATCGTCCAATGGTCCTGATTCGGCATCCAACACCGCCGCTCCCGTTATTACTTTATCCACGACGACCTCCAAGTCCGACGCGCCCGCAGATATCGCAACCGGCACCGCCAAACCGGAAGCCGCTCCCACGGCCACGGCTGCACCCAACACCACCGAGGCACCCGCACCCCTCATGTCGACCTCGACGAGTATGTCCACCAAGACTTCTACGACGAAGAAGGCGACTGCGACCACGATGGTGACTtctacctcctcctcatccgcGACCATGATTGACCAGAATAAGCCTGCCAACGGCGCGGACGACGCCAATGCCCCGGCGAATGGCTCCGACCCCACCACCTCTGACCAGAGTACTAACAGTGATGGCAAGGAGAGTGGCGAGGACTTGCTCAGCAAGGGTCCGCTCAACCTTGTGGGCCAGGATCTTCTTGGTCTCTTACACGGGTTGCGGCAAGCCAATACCATCGCATCGGGCTTGAAAACCAGTCTCAGGAAGGGAAGCGTCCTTCGGCGCGCCCGCCGCATGGCAGCCTTGCACTGA